A single Pseudoalteromonas phenolica DNA region contains:
- a CDS encoding IclR family transcriptional regulator, translated as MKEEKTKNYSAPALDKGLDILELLVEKKNPMTLAQISLELGRSKSELYRMAAVLEARGYLSRHGDSDSFVVSNKLFDLGMSVPPVGTLVEAAFPLMHELAQKISQSCHLTVMSGNHGVIIARVENPTQISFSVRVGYRMDLHTSCSGIILLSWMEEKKREEIYKQYASSNDFNKEKLESLLSETRKNGYIKMSSVTTSGVLDLSSPIFIDDKHEATAALTVPYCKHRGINTPSPAACLEEISKCTKKLSSLAKTFGGF; from the coding sequence ATGAAAGAAGAAAAAACAAAGAATTACTCTGCGCCAGCACTAGATAAAGGGTTAGATATTCTAGAGCTGCTTGTAGAGAAGAAGAACCCGATGACTCTAGCACAGATCTCACTTGAGTTAGGTCGTTCTAAAAGTGAACTATACAGAATGGCTGCTGTGCTAGAAGCTAGAGGTTACTTATCTCGCCATGGTGATTCAGACAGTTTTGTGGTTTCAAATAAATTATTCGACTTAGGTATGAGCGTTCCGCCTGTTGGCACTTTAGTTGAAGCTGCTTTTCCCCTAATGCATGAGTTAGCTCAAAAGATCAGCCAATCGTGCCACCTAACAGTTATGAGTGGTAATCATGGTGTCATTATCGCAAGGGTTGAAAACCCGACTCAAATTAGCTTCTCTGTAAGAGTTGGGTACCGCATGGACCTACATACCTCTTGTTCTGGCATTATTTTACTGTCTTGGATGGAAGAGAAAAAAAGAGAAGAAATATATAAACAGTACGCTTCCTCAAATGACTTTAACAAAGAGAAACTAGAAAGCTTACTTAGTGAAACCAGAAAAAATGGGTATATTAAAATGTCTAGCGTCACAACCTCTGGCGTATTAGATTTATCTTCACCCATTTTTATCGACGACAAACATGAAGCCACAGCAGCACTCACCGTACCGTACTGTAAGCATAGAGGGATCAACACCCCTAGTCCCGCAGCTTGTCTTGAAGAGATTAGTAAATGTACGAAAAAATTATCTTCATTAGCTAAAACATTCGGCGGCTTTTAA
- the dapB gene encoding 4-hydroxy-tetrahydrodipicolinate reductase, producing the protein MNMTNIAIFGANGRMGKVLCEAALISGNTSLAAAYVRDQHDLIGTKVQHFINQGETGVAFSTEAVIAEDVDVAIDFTLPAGMKKHLATALARKTPLVIGTTGLTAEDMTELEQAAKHIPIVFSRNFSVGINLLENLVKQAAKTLSDDVDIEVFELHHRHKIDAPSGTALMIGEAIAQAKGWDHDEVAVFDRSQDEHEKSQKEIGYSVMRGGDIVGEHTAYFAAEGERLELTHKASSKMTFAKGAVRAAAWLKDKPVGLYTMQDVLGFR; encoded by the coding sequence ATGAATATGACTAACATCGCAATTTTTGGCGCCAATGGCCGAATGGGCAAAGTGTTGTGTGAAGCAGCGCTTATTTCAGGTAATACTTCACTCGCGGCGGCTTATGTACGTGACCAACATGATTTAATTGGCACTAAAGTGCAGCATTTTATTAATCAGGGTGAAACGGGCGTTGCTTTCTCAACCGAAGCTGTGATTGCCGAAGACGTTGATGTAGCCATTGATTTCACTTTACCTGCAGGTATGAAAAAGCACTTAGCAACAGCGCTAGCGCGTAAAACGCCTTTAGTTATTGGCACAACAGGTTTAACAGCTGAAGATATGACAGAGCTTGAACAAGCGGCGAAACATATTCCAATCGTGTTCTCTCGTAATTTCTCTGTGGGTATCAACTTGTTAGAAAACCTTGTAAAACAAGCTGCAAAAACGCTGAGCGATGACGTAGATATTGAAGTGTTCGAGTTGCACCATAGACACAAAATCGATGCCCCATCGGGGACTGCTTTGATGATTGGTGAAGCGATTGCACAGGCCAAAGGCTGGGATCATGATGAAGTTGCTGTTTTTGATCGTAGTCAAGATGAGCATGAAAAATCTCAAAAAGAGATTGGCTATTCAGTGATGCGTGGCGGTGACATAGTAGGTGAACATACGGCTTACTTTGCTGCAGAAGGCGAAAGACTTGAATTAACCCACAAAGCAAGCTCTAAAATGACCTTTGCTAAAGGTGCTGTAAGGGCTGCAGCTTGGTTAAAAGACAAGCCTGTTGGACTTTATACCATGCAAGATGTGCTAGGATTTAGGTAG
- the fucP gene encoding L-fucose:H+ symporter permease has protein sequence MSSNQETKLGKGRDDSPPILTRQALPGFLLVAMLFPLWGFVNDVTNPLVNVFKDIFMISNAQSSLVQFAFYFGYGAMAIPAALFIRYFSYKAGILLGLAIYTLGALMFVPATYFVEFYFFLCALFIATTGLALLEVTCNPYILSMGAKETATRRLNLAQAFNPIGSLLGMTTATIFLNNLQVEAFKQAERNANPEYQNMLPAVADSKISASLESFAQTEPEAFHSLQLHDLMIIREPYIIIAAVVMVLFLVFLFTPFKADKNTTDPLTKKALKETLIRLKGNRRYLEGIITQACYVGAQIMCWTFIIHYGVTNLGMPAAEAQKYNIVAMIMFLSGRFICTFALNYIRAEKLLCLLAATAVFLTLGCITLEGYIGLYCLVLVSLCMSLMYPTIYGLALKDLDDDASLASAGLVMAIMGGALMPLLQGTLIDILPNIGYISSVQLSFIVPMLCLSVVCLYGYRCLNNL, from the coding sequence ATGAGTTCAAATCAAGAAACTAAATTAGGTAAAGGCCGAGATGATTCGCCTCCGATTTTGACGCGGCAGGCATTACCAGGTTTTTTGTTGGTAGCGATGCTATTTCCTCTATGGGGGTTTGTTAATGATGTAACTAACCCTTTGGTGAATGTATTCAAAGACATTTTCATGATCTCAAATGCTCAGAGCAGTTTGGTGCAGTTTGCTTTTTATTTTGGTTACGGGGCCATGGCAATTCCTGCTGCTCTTTTTATTCGTTATTTTTCTTATAAAGCAGGAATTTTGCTTGGATTAGCAATTTACACACTCGGAGCCTTGATGTTTGTGCCTGCAACTTACTTTGTCGAATTTTACTTTTTCCTTTGCGCATTATTTATTGCAACTACGGGCTTGGCACTATTAGAAGTGACATGTAACCCGTATATTTTATCAATGGGTGCAAAAGAGACCGCAACAAGACGGTTAAATCTCGCTCAAGCTTTTAATCCAATTGGTTCGCTACTTGGTATGACGACAGCGACAATTTTCCTTAATAATTTACAAGTTGAAGCGTTTAAACAAGCTGAGCGAAACGCAAACCCTGAATATCAAAATATGTTACCAGCTGTAGCTGACTCTAAAATTAGTGCTAGTTTAGAATCGTTTGCTCAGACAGAACCTGAAGCTTTTCATTCTCTTCAACTTCATGATCTTATGATTATCAGAGAGCCTTACATTATTATCGCTGCTGTAGTGATGGTCCTCTTCCTCGTTTTTCTTTTTACACCATTTAAAGCAGATAAAAATACCACTGACCCTTTAACAAAAAAAGCGTTGAAAGAAACCCTTATTCGATTAAAAGGAAATAGACGCTACTTAGAAGGTATTATTACTCAAGCTTGTTATGTGGGGGCGCAAATCATGTGTTGGACCTTTATTATCCATTATGGAGTCACAAATTTAGGTATGCCAGCAGCGGAAGCTCAGAAATATAATATTGTGGCAATGATCATGTTCTTAAGTGGGCGTTTCATTTGTACTTTTGCCCTTAATTATATTCGAGCTGAAAAGCTACTATGTTTACTCGCTGCAACGGCTGTATTTTTGACCTTGGGTTGTATTACGTTAGAAGGTTATATTGGCTTATATTGTTTGGTTTTAGTTTCATTATGTATGTCGTTAATGTACCCGACAATTTATGGGCTAGCTTTAAAAGATTTAGATGATGATGCCAGTTTAGCGTCTGCTGGTTTGGTCATGGCTATTATGGGTGGGGCATTAATGCCTCTTCTTCAAGGCACGTTAATAGATATATTACCGAATATTGGTTATATATCATCAGTTCAACTTTCTTTCATTGTTCCAATGTTGTGTCTTTCAGTTGTCTGTTTATATGGTTATAGATGTTTAAATAATCTATGA
- the greA gene encoding transcription elongation factor GreA, protein MQQTPMTVRGEQLLREELNELKTVRRPKIVADIAEAREHGDLKENAEYHAAREEQGFCEGRIQEIEAKLSTVQIIDVTKMQNNGKVIFGSTVTIVNCDTDEETTYRIVGDDEADIKNNLISFNSPIARGLIGKELDDAVTIKTPNGDVEFEIIEVQYI, encoded by the coding sequence ATGCAACAAACTCCGATGACAGTACGTGGTGAGCAATTACTGCGTGAAGAGCTAAACGAATTAAAAACAGTTCGCCGTCCTAAGATCGTGGCTGACATTGCGGAAGCCCGTGAACACGGTGACTTAAAAGAAAATGCTGAATACCATGCTGCACGTGAAGAGCAGGGGTTCTGTGAAGGTCGTATTCAAGAAATTGAAGCAAAACTGTCGACTGTACAAATCATTGACGTTACTAAGATGCAAAATAATGGCAAAGTTATTTTCGGTTCTACAGTGACAATCGTGAATTGTGACACAGACGAAGAAACAACTTACCGCATCGTGGGTGATGATGAAGCAGACATCAAAAACAATCTGATTTCATTTAACTCGCCAATTGCACGCGGTTTGATTGGTAAAGAGTTAGATGATGCGGTAACCATCAAAACACCAAATGGTGATGTTGAATTCGAAATTATTGAAGTTCAGTACATCTAA
- a CDS encoding Na+/H+ antiporter NhaC family protein produces MQASVNKVAAKLSLLPLLTFVALFLGAGLYLQSQGVDYAFYQLPAPVAILPAIVIAFWVNRKPINDSVDTFIKGAGHSNIITMCLIYLLAGAFSAVAGATGGVDAVVNAGLSLIPPSMLLPGLFLIAAVVSTAMGTSMGTIGAIGPIAYAVSLKTGIDPALMAGTIVSGAMFGDNLSIISDTTIAATRTQGCEMKDKFKENLKIAIPAAILTIALLTFLTPEPQAVETKDFDWLLVLPYAFILVLAVAGLNVFVVLFSGIIFAAAMGFTANYEIGSFAKDVYKGFSDMQEIFLLSMFIGGLSEFIRVNGGLDYLAHKIQGLTAFIAKFHRKVADQLGIAALVLTSNLCIANNTVSIIVAGPVAKKLAEDGKISAKRSASLLDIFACVMQGSLPYGAQALLLGATFKISPWDVSTSSFYCFILAFTAIAVICLRRNKA; encoded by the coding sequence ATGCAGGCGTCTGTAAACAAGGTAGCAGCCAAGTTGTCGCTACTGCCTTTACTAACCTTTGTGGCACTCTTTTTAGGTGCAGGCTTATACCTACAATCGCAAGGCGTAGATTATGCGTTCTACCAGTTGCCTGCGCCTGTAGCAATATTACCTGCCATCGTTATCGCATTTTGGGTTAACCGCAAACCGATCAATGACAGTGTAGACACCTTTATAAAAGGTGCGGGTCACTCAAATATCATCACCATGTGCTTAATCTACTTATTAGCAGGTGCGTTTTCTGCTGTTGCAGGCGCAACAGGTGGTGTCGATGCGGTTGTCAATGCTGGTTTATCGCTTATTCCGCCTTCAATGCTTCTACCAGGCCTCTTTTTAATTGCTGCCGTAGTGTCAACTGCGATGGGTACATCAATGGGTACCATAGGTGCTATCGGTCCGATTGCGTATGCCGTATCACTTAAAACAGGTATAGACCCAGCGCTTATGGCGGGCACCATAGTTTCTGGTGCGATGTTTGGTGATAACTTATCTATTATTTCTGACACCACCATTGCTGCAACACGTACGCAGGGCTGTGAAATGAAAGATAAGTTTAAAGAAAACTTAAAGATTGCCATCCCAGCAGCTATTTTAACTATCGCCCTACTGACTTTCCTAACCCCTGAGCCACAGGCCGTAGAAACCAAAGACTTTGATTGGTTATTAGTATTACCTTATGCGTTTATCTTAGTACTGGCTGTTGCGGGTCTAAATGTATTCGTGGTGCTATTTAGTGGCATCATCTTCGCCGCAGCGATGGGCTTTACGGCCAACTATGAAATCGGCAGTTTCGCTAAAGACGTTTATAAAGGCTTCAGCGATATGCAAGAGATTTTCTTGCTGTCTATGTTCATTGGCGGTCTGTCTGAGTTTATCCGTGTGAATGGCGGTCTTGATTATCTGGCACATAAAATCCAAGGTTTAACGGCGTTTATCGCAAAGTTTCACCGTAAAGTAGCGGATCAATTAGGCATTGCTGCACTGGTACTGACCTCTAACCTATGTATTGCTAACAATACCGTAAGTATTATTGTTGCTGGCCCGGTCGCAAAGAAGCTAGCTGAAGACGGAAAAATTTCAGCGAAACGCTCAGCAAGCTTACTCGATATTTTTGCATGTGTAATGCAAGGGTCGTTACCTTATGGTGCACAAGCATTATTACTTGGCGCGACCTTCAAGATCAGTCCATGGGATGTCTCAACATCATCTTTCTACTGCTTTATTTTAGCATTCACCGCCATAGCAGTAATCTGCTTGCGCAGAAATAAAGCATAA
- a CDS encoding RraA family protein: protein MNKYLQLLEKAYSGIVFDVLRSFGHPNCVLPDTIRPLNLEHSIVGPAFTVEGQANSDLTEHESLTQWCQMLSKAPKGHIVICQPNDGNVAHMGELSSETFVYKGVTGYIVDGGCRDSGFITKTGFPVWSKYYTPRDVVGCWQPTAFNQPITIGGVEIKANDIIFADRDGVVVIPSDLLEQVANKVDELIHTENKVRTAILSGTDPVDAYLKYGKF, encoded by the coding sequence ATGAATAAATATTTACAACTTCTTGAAAAAGCTTATTCAGGCATCGTGTTCGATGTTTTAAGAAGTTTTGGCCATCCAAACTGTGTTTTACCAGATACGATTCGCCCATTGAATCTTGAACATAGTATTGTAGGTCCGGCTTTTACAGTTGAGGGTCAGGCTAACTCAGATCTGACGGAACATGAATCGTTAACCCAATGGTGTCAGATGCTGTCTAAAGCTCCAAAGGGTCATATTGTTATTTGTCAACCTAATGACGGTAATGTAGCTCACATGGGGGAGTTATCTTCTGAAACGTTCGTCTACAAGGGGGTGACAGGATACATTGTAGATGGTGGCTGTAGAGACAGTGGCTTTATCACCAAAACCGGCTTCCCTGTTTGGTCAAAATACTATACGCCAAGAGATGTTGTTGGATGCTGGCAACCAACTGCTTTTAATCAACCTATCACCATTGGTGGGGTAGAGATAAAAGCAAACGATATTATTTTCGCTGACCGCGACGGTGTTGTAGTGATCCCGAGTGATTTACTTGAGCAAGTTGCTAACAAAGTTGATGAACTCATCCATACTGAAAACAAAGTGAGAACAGCAATTTTATCAGGAACAGACCCAGTCGACGCGTATTTAAAGTACGGTAAATTCTAA
- a CDS encoding VOC family protein, which yields MEFLHTMVRVKDLDASLAFYCDLLGLNEVKRYDSEAGRFTLVYLAAPGQLEMAKQTFSPTIELTYNWDTEEYTGGRNFGHLAFAVENIYALCQKLMDAGVTINRPPRCGHMAFVKSPDGISIELLQKGDSLPPQQPWVDMENTGSW from the coding sequence ATGGAATTTTTACATACTATGGTGCGCGTTAAAGACTTAGACGCATCATTAGCATTTTATTGTGATCTATTAGGTCTTAATGAAGTGAAACGCTATGATAGCGAGGCTGGCAGGTTTACATTGGTCTATTTAGCGGCCCCAGGCCAGCTTGAAATGGCTAAACAAACTTTCAGCCCGACTATTGAGCTTACTTACAACTGGGATACAGAAGAATACACTGGCGGCAGAAATTTCGGGCATTTAGCATTTGCCGTCGAGAATATTTATGCGCTTTGTCAAAAACTCATGGATGCAGGTGTCACCATAAATCGTCCACCTCGTTGCGGCCATATGGCATTTGTTAAATCACCTGATGGTATTTCTATCGAGCTATTACAAAAAGGTGACTCTCTACCACCACAGCAACCTTGGGTCGATATGGAAAATACCGGTAGCTGGTAA
- the carA gene encoding glutamine-hydrolyzing carbamoyl-phosphate synthase small subunit — MTKSALLVLEDGTVFRGTAIGADGMSVGEVVFNTSMTGYQEILTDPSYAEQIVTLTYPHIGNTGTNSEDEEANKIWAKGLVIRDLPLLASNFRNEQSLDDYLKQRNILGIADIDTRKLTRILRDKGAQNGCIIAGDIDEQKALEAAQAFPGLKGMDLAKVVCTKEQYTWNETSWTLGEGFKTLADEDAKFHVVAYDFGVKKNILRMLVDRGCKLTVVPAETSAADVLALNPDGIFLSNGPGDPEPCTYAIEAIKTFLETDTPIFGICLGHQLLALASGAQTVKMKFGHHGGNHPVKDLDRNVVMITAQNHGFAADEASLPENLRATHVSLFDGTLQGIHRTDKPAFSFQGHPEASPGPHDAAPLFDHFIELMQARKA, encoded by the coding sequence TTGACTAAATCCGCTCTGTTAGTCCTAGAAGACGGCACAGTGTTCCGCGGTACAGCTATCGGTGCTGACGGTATGTCAGTTGGTGAAGTTGTATTCAACACTTCGATGACTGGTTATCAGGAAATTTTGACTGATCCATCGTACGCAGAACAGATCGTAACTCTGACTTACCCGCATATCGGTAATACGGGTACTAATAGCGAAGATGAAGAAGCGAATAAAATCTGGGCGAAAGGCCTAGTAATTCGTGACTTACCTTTGCTTGCTAGTAACTTCCGTAACGAGCAATCACTAGATGATTACTTAAAGCAGCGCAATATTTTAGGTATCGCAGATATCGATACACGTAAGTTAACGCGTATTTTACGTGATAAAGGCGCGCAAAACGGTTGTATCATCGCTGGTGATATTGACGAGCAAAAGGCACTAGAAGCTGCACAAGCTTTCCCGGGCCTAAAAGGTATGGATTTAGCCAAAGTTGTGTGTACAAAAGAGCAGTACACATGGAACGAGACAAGCTGGACGCTTGGCGAGGGCTTTAAAACACTTGCTGACGAAGATGCAAAATTCCACGTTGTTGCTTATGACTTCGGTGTGAAGAAAAACATCCTTCGTATGCTAGTAGACCGCGGTTGTAAACTAACAGTTGTTCCTGCAGAAACCTCCGCTGCAGACGTGTTAGCACTAAACCCAGATGGTATCTTCCTTTCGAATGGTCCTGGTGATCCAGAGCCGTGTACTTACGCTATCGAAGCAATCAAAACTTTCCTTGAAACAGACACACCAATTTTTGGTATCTGTTTAGGTCACCAGCTTTTAGCCCTAGCTTCAGGCGCACAAACGGTGAAAATGAAGTTTGGTCACCACGGTGGTAACCACCCGGTTAAAGACCTAGACCGTAATGTTGTTATGATCACTGCGCAAAACCACGGTTTCGCAGCAGATGAAGCAAGCCTACCAGAAAACTTACGTGCGACGCACGTATCGTTATTCGATGGCACATTACAAGGTATTCACCGTACTGATAAGCCAGCATTTAGCTTCCAAGGTCACCCAGAAGCGAGCCCAGGTCCTCACGACGCTGCGCCACTGTTCGACCATTTCATTGAACTAATGCAAGCACGTAAAGCGTAA
- the carB gene encoding carbamoyl-phosphate synthase large subunit — protein MPKRTDIQSILILGAGPIVIGQACEFDYSGAQACKALREEGYRVILVNSNPATIMTDPEMADATYIEPIHWEVVERIIEKEKPDAVLPTMGGQTALNCALDLDKHGVLAKHGVELIGATADAIDKAENRERFDAAMKAIGLECPRAEIAHSMDEARDTLTRIGFPCIIRPSFTMGGTGGGVAYNMEEFEEICTRGLDLSPTSELLIDESLLGWKEYEMEVVRDKNDNCIIVCSIENFDPMGVHTGDSITVAPAQTLTDKEYQLMRNASMAVLREIGVETGGSNVQFGVNPADGRMVIIEMNPRVSRSSALASKATGFPIAKIAAKLAVGYTLDELQNDITGGATPASFEPSIDYVVTKIPRFNFEKFAGSNDRLTTQMKSVGEVMAIGRNQQESLQKALRGLEVGATGFNPIVALDDPNANEKIVRELREPGAERIWFVADAMRHGMSVEDVFELTKIDRWYLVQIEDIIKDEAKIVEGGMAGLNKDFLRRLKRKGFADARIAELLGVSESEVRKKRHTLEVLPVYKRVDTCAAEFSSDTAYMYSSYDEECEANPSDKDKIMVIGGGPNRIGQGIEFDYCCVHAALAMREDGYETIMVNCNPETVSTDYDTSDRLFFEPITLEDVLEIVRVEKPKGVIVQYGGQTPLKLARELEANGVPIIGTSPDAIDRAEDRERFQQMVERLDLLQPENATVTSLEEAVAKSQEIGFPLVVRPSYVLGGRAMEIVYDEDDLRRYMTEAVQASNEAPVLLDRFLDDAIEIDVDAICDGEQVIIGGIMEHIEQAGVHSGDSACSLPAYSLSPEIQDRMRDQVTRMALELGVVGLMNTQFAVKDGEVYLIEVNPRAARTVPFVSKATGVALAKVAARCMAGQSLASQGVTKEIIPPYYSVKEVVLPFAKFPGVDPMRGPEMRSTGEVMGVGDTFAEAFAKAQLGAGNVMPRGGRALLSVRNSDKKRIVELARTMRELGFELDATGGTAKALEEAGIEARRVNKVYEGRPHILDRIKNGEYSYIVNTTEGRQAIEDSKVLRRGALQGKVNYTTTLNAAFANCKANSADDRATVSSVQELHKRVN, from the coding sequence ATGCCAAAACGTACCGACATACAAAGTATTCTAATTTTAGGTGCAGGCCCGATCGTTATCGGTCAGGCGTGTGAGTTTGACTACTCAGGCGCGCAAGCTTGTAAAGCACTTAGAGAAGAGGGTTACCGAGTTATCCTAGTTAACTCAAACCCTGCAACTATCATGACTGACCCTGAAATGGCTGATGCGACTTACATCGAGCCAATTCACTGGGAAGTTGTTGAGCGCATCATTGAAAAAGAAAAGCCAGATGCTGTATTACCTACAATGGGTGGTCAGACTGCGCTTAACTGTGCACTTGACCTAGACAAGCACGGCGTACTTGCAAAGCATGGCGTTGAGCTAATAGGTGCAACAGCAGATGCAATCGACAAAGCAGAAAACCGTGAGCGTTTTGATGCTGCGATGAAGGCCATTGGCCTTGAGTGTCCTCGCGCAGAAATCGCACACTCAATGGATGAAGCACGTGACACGTTAACACGTATCGGCTTCCCATGTATTATTCGCCCTTCTTTCACCATGGGCGGTACCGGTGGTGGTGTTGCTTACAACATGGAAGAGTTCGAAGAGATCTGTACTCGTGGTCTTGACCTTTCACCTACAAGCGAGCTTCTAATTGATGAAAGCTTACTAGGTTGGAAAGAGTACGAGATGGAAGTTGTACGTGACAAAAACGACAACTGTATCATCGTATGTTCTATCGAGAACTTCGACCCTATGGGTGTTCACACAGGTGACTCAATCACTGTAGCACCAGCACAAACACTAACTGACAAAGAATATCAGCTAATGCGTAACGCATCGATGGCGGTTCTTCGTGAGATCGGTGTTGAAACAGGTGGTTCAAACGTTCAGTTTGGTGTAAATCCAGCTGATGGCCGCATGGTTATCATTGAGATGAACCCGCGTGTATCTCGTTCATCTGCACTTGCATCAAAAGCAACGGGTTTCCCAATTGCGAAAATCGCTGCAAAATTAGCAGTAGGTTATACGCTAGACGAGCTTCAAAACGACATCACAGGTGGCGCAACACCTGCTTCGTTCGAGCCGTCAATTGACTACGTTGTAACTAAGATCCCTCGTTTCAACTTCGAAAAATTCGCAGGTTCTAACGACCGTCTAACGACTCAGATGAAGTCGGTAGGTGAAGTTATGGCAATCGGCCGTAACCAGCAAGAGTCTCTTCAAAAAGCACTTCGTGGTTTAGAAGTTGGTGCAACGGGCTTCAACCCAATTGTTGCGCTTGACGATCCGAATGCAAATGAAAAAATCGTTCGTGAATTACGTGAGCCAGGTGCAGAGCGTATTTGGTTCGTTGCAGATGCAATGCGTCACGGTATGAGCGTTGAAGATGTGTTTGAGCTGACTAAGATTGACCGTTGGTACCTAGTTCAAATCGAAGACATCATCAAAGATGAAGCAAAAATCGTTGAAGGCGGCATGGCTGGCTTGAACAAAGATTTCTTACGCCGCTTAAAGCGTAAAGGTTTTGCTGATGCACGTATCGCTGAGCTATTAGGCGTAAGCGAGTCAGAAGTACGTAAGAAGCGTCATACTTTAGAAGTATTGCCTGTATACAAGCGAGTAGATACGTGTGCGGCAGAATTTAGCTCAGACACAGCTTACATGTACTCATCATACGATGAAGAGTGTGAAGCAAACCCGTCTGACAAAGACAAGATCATGGTTATCGGCGGCGGCCCTAACCGTATCGGTCAAGGTATCGAATTCGATTACTGTTGTGTACACGCAGCCCTTGCAATGCGCGAAGACGGCTACGAGACTATCATGGTTAACTGTAACCCTGAGACTGTTTCAACTGACTACGACACATCAGACCGTCTATTCTTTGAGCCAATCACGTTAGAAGACGTATTAGAAATCGTTCGTGTTGAAAAGCCAAAAGGCGTTATCGTGCAGTACGGTGGTCAAACACCACTTAAACTAGCGCGTGAACTTGAAGCGAACGGTGTGCCAATCATTGGTACTTCACCAGATGCAATCGACCGTGCTGAAGACCGTGAGCGCTTCCAGCAAATGGTTGAGCGTTTAGACCTGCTTCAGCCTGAGAATGCAACGGTTACTTCACTAGAAGAGGCAGTGGCTAAGTCTCAAGAAATCGGTTTCCCACTGGTTGTTCGCCCTTCATACGTACTGGGTGGTCGCGCGATGGAAATCGTATACGACGAAGACGATTTACGTCGTTACATGACTGAAGCGGTACAAGCGTCTAACGAAGCGCCAGTTCTACTTGACCGTTTCCTAGATGACGCGATTGAAATCGACGTAGATGCTATTTGTGACGGTGAGCAAGTTATCATTGGTGGTATCATGGAGCACATCGAGCAAGCAGGTGTTCACTCAGGTGACTCAGCATGTTCACTACCAGCTTACTCATTAAGCCCTGAAATCCAAGATCGCATGCGTGACCAAGTAACACGCATGGCGTTAGAGCTTGGCGTTGTGGGTCTAATGAATACCCAGTTTGCTGTTAAAGATGGCGAAGTATACCTAATCGAGGTTAACCCTCGTGCAGCGCGTACTGTACCATTTGTATCTAAGGCAACGGGTGTTGCACTTGCTAAAGTAGCTGCGCGTTGTATGGCGGGTCAGTCACTTGCAAGCCAAGGCGTGACGAAAGAAATTATTCCTCCTTACTACAGCGTAAAAGAAGTGGTACTTCCATTCGCTAAATTCCCGGGCGTTGACCCAATGCGTGGTCCTGAAATGCGTTCAACCGGTGAAGTTATGGGTGTGGGTGACACATTCGCTGAAGCATTCGCTAAAGCACAGCTTGGTGCAGGTAACGTAATGCCACGTGGTGGCCGTGCGCTACTTTCAGTTCGCAACAGCGATAAGAAGCGTATTGTTGAGCTTGCTCGTACGATGCGTGAATTAGGCTTCGAACTAGATGCAACTGGCGGTACTGCGAAAGCACTTGAAGAAGCAGGTATTGAAGCGCGTCGCGTAAACAAGGTTTACGAAGGTCGTCCTCATATTCTTGACCGTATTAAGAATGGCGAGTACAGCTACATTGTAAACACGACTGAAGGTCGTCAAGCGATTGAAGATTCTAAAGTACTTCGTCGTGGTGCACTGCAAGGTAAAGTAAATTACACAACAACGCTTAACGCTGCATTTGCTAACTGTAAAGCAAACTCTGCAGATGACCGTGCAACGGTTTCTTCAGTACAAGAGCTACACAAGCGCGTAAATTAA